A genomic window from Triticum urartu cultivar G1812 chromosome 7, Tu2.1, whole genome shotgun sequence includes:
- the LOC125523709 gene encoding leucine-rich repeat extensin-like protein 4, producing the protein MTGRRRALLALALLLLAVALAPAPASSQQPPLDPPPSWAFPNPRLRAAYVALQTWRRTAIFSDPANFTANWSGPNVCAYNGVFCAPHPADGGVVVVAGIDLNHADIAGYIPDSLPAGLPDLALLHLNSNRFCGVLPDTFLHLRLLHELDISNNRFVGGFPEVVLQLPSLRYLDLRFNEFEGGIPPALFDRPLDAIFLNSNRLTRPIPPNLGNSPASVLVLAHNRLGGCIPPSIGRMAETLNEIVLIDDDLTGCIPPQVGMLRKVTVFDVSGNGLQGPLPATVAGLVAVQELNVAGNLLEGAVPASVCGLPSLRNFTYEDNFFTGRPGCAVATADGRWNCIPGAPAQRPPAQCAAAAASPFDCSRSQCQASAAPSPGRGSQGGRRPPNPRGGPSRGHRSGSPPPPGWFTPPGPLFPPGSSTPSSPSPPGGSTTPGTAAPPPPTHSESPGHAMPPSTAPPSQGTPPPSSGNQPPSASSPSSHQPTTPPPGYAPPALTPPTAPTPSSPLPLPAPGPWTPPPPPSGEGGAPSSPPSGEGGTPPVHGMPYSSPPPPPTTVPLPPVHGVSYSSPPPPLLPPVYGVSYSSPPPPMPPVHGVSYGSPPPPTGP; encoded by the coding sequence ATGACGggccgccgccgcgccctccTCGCGCTGGCGCTGCTGCTCCTCGCCGTCGCGCTCGCGCCCGCGCCGGCCTCGTCGCAGCAGCCCCCGCTCGACCCGCCGCCGTCCTGGGCGTTCCCCAACCCGCGCCTCCGGGCGGCCTACGTCGCGCTGCAGACCTGGCGCCGCACCGCCATCTTCTCCGACCCGGCCAACTTCACCGCCAACTGGTCGGGCCCCAACGTCTGCGCCTACAACGGCGTCTTCTGCGCGCCGCACCCCGCCGACGGCGGCGTGGTCGTCGTGGCCGGGATCGACCTCAACCACGCCGACATCGCCGGGTACATCCCCGACTCGCTCCCCGCGGGGCTCCCCGACCTGGCCCTGCTCCACCTCAACTCCAACCGCTTCTGCGGCGTGCTCCCGGACACCttcctccacctccgcctcctccacgAGCTCGACATCAGCAACAACCGCTTCGTCGGCGGCTTCCCGGAGGTCGTGCTCCAGCTGCCCTCGCTCCGCTACCTCGACCTCAGGTTCAACGAGTTCGAGGGCGGCATCCCGCCCGCGCTCTTCGACCGCCCGCTCGACGCCATCTTCCTCAACTCGAATCGCCTCACGCGCCCCATCCCGCCCAACCTCGGCAACTCGCCGGCCTCCGTGCTCGTGCTCGCGCACAACAGGCTCGGGGGGTGCATCCCGCCGTCGATTGGGAGGATGGCCGAGACGCTCAACGAGATCGTGCTCATCGACGACGACCTCACCGGCTGCATCCCGCCGCAGGTGGGGATGCTCAGGAAGGTGACCGTGTTCGATGTCAGCGGCAACGGCCTGCAGGGCCCGCTCCCGGCCACCGTCGCTGGGTTGGTGGCCGTCCAGGAGCTCAACGTCGCCGGGAATCTCTTGGAGGGCGCGGTGCCGGCGAGCGTCTGCGGGCTGCCGAGTCTGAGGAACTTCACCTACGAGGACAACTTCTTCACCGGCCGGCCGGGGTGCGCCGTGGCGACGGCGGACGGCAGGTGGAACTGCATCCCCGGGGCTCCCGCGCAGCGGCCGCCGGCACAGTGCGCCGCGGCGGCAGCCAGCCCGTTCGACTGCAGCAGGTCGCAGTGTCAGGCATCAGCAGCGCCAAGCCCAGGCAGGGGGTCGCAAGGAGGCCGCAGGCCGCCCAATCCAAGGGGCGGGCCGTCGAGGGGCCATCGTAGCGGGTCGCCGCCACCGCCGGGTTGGTTTACGCCGCCGGGCCCATTGTTCCCGCCGGGCTCGTCCACCCCATCGTCCCCGTCCCCGCCCGGTGGCTCCACAACGCCAGGAACGGCGGCGCCGCCACCTCCGACCCACAGCGAGAGCCCCGGGCACGCAATGCCGCCCTCAACCGCACCGCCATCCCAGGGCACCCCGCCTCCGTCCTCCGGCAACCAGCCGCCGTCCGCGTCCTCGCCGTCCAGCCACCAACCCACAACACCTCCCCCCGGGTACGCCCCTCCGGCCCTCACGCCGCCGACCGCTCCCACACCATCCTCGCCGCTGCCGCTCCCCGCCCCTGGCCCATGGACGCCACCCCCTCCACCAAGCGGCGAAGGCGGAGCGCCATCCTCTCCACCAAGCGGCGAAGGCGGGACGCCGCCGGTTCACGGCATGCCATACTCgtccccgccaccaccaccaacGACAGTGCCGTTGCCCCCGGTGCACGGCGTGTCATactcgtcgccgccgcccccgctccTCCCGCCGGTCTACGGGGTGTCCTactcgtcgccgccgcctccaatGCCGCCGGTCCACGGCGTCTCCTAcgggtcgccgccgccgcccacgggGCCGTAG
- the LOC125523710 gene encoding delta-aminolevulinic acid dehydratase, chloroplastic → MASTVPFSPAKVQMLKATNCHGHAAFGSCFAVPRTGLKQRSLAVRVSSEQEAAAAVRAPSGRSIEECEADAVAGRFPAPAAFVRPKAPDGTPEIRPLDMAKRPRRNRRSPALRAAFQETTISPANLVLPLFIHEGEEDAPIGAMPGCFRLGWQHGLLDEVYKARDVGVNSFVLFPKVPDALKSPTGVEAYNDNGLVPRTIRLLKDKFPDIIVYTDVALDPYSSDGHDGIVREDGVILNDETVYQLCKQAVSQARAGADVVSPSDMMDGRVGAIRSALDAEGFNDVSIMSYTAKYASSFYGPFREALDSNPRFGDKKTYQMNPANYREALLETAADEAEGADILLVKPGLPYLDIIRLLRDNSALPIAAYQVSGEYSMIKAGGALNMIDEEKVMMESLMCLRRAGADVILTYFARQAAVVLCGMGSAAK, encoded by the exons ATGGCTTCCACCGTCCCCTTCTCGCCGGCCAAGGTCCAGATGCTCAAGGCGACCAACTGCCACGGCCACGCGGCCTTCGGCAGCTGTTTCGCCGTCCCAAGAACCGGGCTAAAGCAGCGTTCCCTGGCCGTCAGGGTCAGCAGCGAGCAGGAGGCGGCCGCCGCCGTCAGGGCGCCGTCGGGGAGGAGCATCGAGGAGTGCGAGGCCGACGCCGTCGCCGGGAGATTCCCTGCCCCCGCGGCGTTTGTCAGACCAAAGGCCCCCGATGGCACGCCTGAGATCAGGCCTCTT GACATGGCAAAGCGCCCTCGTCGCAACCGCAGGTCGCCAGCTCTTAGGGCTGCATTCCAGGAGACAACCATCTCGCCCGCTAATTTGGTGCTCCCATTGTTCATCCACGAAG GGGAAGAGGATGCTCCAATTGGCGCCATGCCCGGGTGCTTTAGGCTTGGATGGCAGCATGGGCTTCTTGATGAG GTGTATAAGGCACGCGATGTTGGTGTTAACAGCTTTGTGCTCTTTCCAAAGGTTCCGGATGCATTGAAG TCTCCAACAGGAGTTGAAGCATACAATGACAATGGTTTGGTTCCACGAACAATTCGCCTGCTCAAGGATAAGTTCCCTGATATT ATTGTTTACACGGATGTTGCTTTGGACCCGTATTCATCTGATGGACATGATGGCATCGTGAGGGAAGATG GAGTAATTCTGAACGATGAAACAGTATATCAGTTGTGCAAACAGGCAGTTTCACAG GCACGTGCTGGTGCCGATGTAGTTAGTCCTAGTGACATGATGGATGGTCGTGTTGGAGCAATCCGTTCTGCTTTGGATGCTGAGGGTTTCAATGATGTCTCCATCATGTCCTATACTGCAAA GTACGCCAGTTCATTTTACGGGCCATTCCGAGAAGCTTTAGATTCAAATCCACGATTTGGGGATAAGAAAAC CTATCAGATGAACCCAGCTAACTACAGGGAAGCCCTTCTAGAAACTGCAGCAGATGAGGCCGAAGGGGCTGATATCCTTCTA GTGAAACCTGGATTGCCGTACTTGGATATCATCCGACTTCTCCGGGATAATTCTGCACTGCCAATTGCTGCATACCAG GTGTCTGGCGAGTACTCGATGATCAAGGCCGGCGGGGCGCTGAACATGATCGACGAGGAGAAGGTGATGATGGAGTCGCTCATGTGCCTGCGGCGAGCCGGCGCCGACGTCATCCTCACCTACTTCGCCCGCCAGGCCGCCGTCGTCCTCTGCGGCATGGGATCCGCTGCCAAGTAG